In one Tripterygium wilfordii isolate XIE 37 chromosome 22, ASM1340144v1, whole genome shotgun sequence genomic region, the following are encoded:
- the LOC119991373 gene encoding ribonuclease S-2-like produces the protein MARRLSIGKTIICLLAIIVISLVLDTKARMHRRYQFFKIAVKWPTSYCNTGHFSCQGPIVVNFTIHGLFPMYFPNTIVPPYDEDSGCTDITPMNEDDIDLDYLRSILDEMNMYWLDVVYDNWVRMNLALWRRQFWRHGKCFDYPDHPLYHFNIALDFIRRVNLLQILDDVLSSTIKCDGLGRNKAVRARARITPRNREGYLASYIAGNISRAGRKRVQIRCNEDAHKVLQLFEVVICFEPNGVAIPCAHGYIDCTENDMINFPLP, from the exons GATACAAAAGCACGAATGCACAGACGATATCAGTTCTTCAAGATCGCTGTCAAATGGCCAACATCATATTGTAATACTGGCCATTTTTCTTGTCAAGGACCAATTGTAGTAAATTTCACAATCCATGGTCTCTTTCCAATGTATTTTCCTAATACTATTGTTCCTCCCTATGATGAAGATAGTGGATGCACTGATATCACACCCATGAATGAAGATGATATTGAT CTCGATTACCTACGATCGATACTAGATGAAATGAATATGTATTGGCTGGATGTTGTGTACGACAATTGGGTGAGAATGAATCTAGCACTTTGGCGAAGACAATTTTGGAGACACGGCAAGTGTTTTGACTATCCTGATCATCCTTTATACCATTTCAACATTGCCTTAGATTTTATAAGGAGGGTCAATCTTCTTCAGATACTCGACGATG TCCTatcaagtaccattaagtgtGATGGTCTAGGGAGGAACAAAGCCGTGAGGGCTCGAG CAAGAATTACTCCTCGCAATAGAGAAGGATATCTTGCATCCTACATCGCTGGTAATATTAGCAGGGCTGGGAGAAAGAGAGTTCAAATTCGCTGTAACGAGGACGCACATAAAGTCTTGCAACTCTTTGAGGTCGTAATATGCTTCGAGCCGAATGGTGTTGCTATACCTTGCGCACATGGTTACATTGACTGCACCGAGAATGATATGATAAACTTCCCTCTTCCTTAA
- the LOC119991827 gene encoding zinc finger protein 5-like, translated as MNKDVDYSSTVVDQKRLKLFGFELNYPTNNPSEGDHESVNSSTSISPSPTREYNNNNSNKKASKDDVVAVVDDKKFECQYCFKEFANSQALGGHQNAHKKERMKKKRLELQARKASINYNYLQPSNNNNIIINQGFGYHGSGTTPWYYDPSCYNSANSSDLLTFHEDQSPQISFNQFDHDFRVNGSKRRAQRREAGMLTLMRADERLEDQKIIRRPVIVKAASSKQSCKYLDLQLGLSLESKFS; from the coding sequence ATGAACAAAGATGTCGATTACTCGAGTACtgttgttgatcaaaagagGCTGAAACTATTTGGGTTTGAGCTCAATTACCCAACTAATAACCCTAGTGAAGGAGATCATGAAAGTGTGAATTCATCAACAAGTATTTCTCCTTCCCCTACAAGAgaatacaacaacaacaacagcaacaagaAGGCTTCCAAGGACGACGTCGTAGCGGTTGTCGACGACAAGAAGTTCGAGTGCCAGTATTGTTTCAAGGAGTTTGCAAACTCACAAGCATTAGGGGGTCACCAGAATGCACACAAGAAGgaaagaatgaagaagaagaggttgGAGCTTCAAGCAAGGAAGGCTAGCATCAACTATAATTATCTTCAGCcttctaataataataatattattattaatcaaGGGTTTGGATACCATGGATCCGGTACTACTCCATGGTACTATGATCCCTCTTGTTATAATAGTGCTAATTCATCTGATCTGCTTACATTCCATGAGGATCAGTCTCCTCAGATTAGTTTCAACCAGTTTGACCATGATTTTCGTGTCAATGGGTCAAAACGACGCGCACAGAGGCGAGAAGCGGGCATGCTTACGCTAATGAGGGCTGATGAGAGATTGGAGGATCAGAAGATAATCAGACGGCCTGTGATTGTGAAGGCTGCTTCATCAAAGCAATCTTGTAAATATTTGGATCTTCAATTAGGTCTTAGCTTGGAGTCAAAGTTTAGTTAG